In the genome of Salvelinus sp. IW2-2015 linkage group LG25, ASM291031v2, whole genome shotgun sequence, one region contains:
- the blnk gene encoding B-cell linker protein isoform X3: MDTFNKFTAPATVKLRQLQKMVQDIKKNDGSILNRLRRFKNKSAPKVPVRDYQGDDLDVEQWSENEFDSDTYEEPQGEQDDSYEPPPSQSVFTPTSSACFSRGEYVDSCRDRPNHPPRKPICLPKPTRASPSLPPKPNQQDDNEEDYVIPKSDDEDNYVDPTEESPANRPMHGRGKPVKSSPSMSKTVPERSNSPDVYEVPDIEENSPPPVSRPSTLKVPAQGFPPRASPRMHLKTCPPIPVQESIDDEYEVCDPDQSGSTKSAEMALPVHPKPLPREMKPLKPPLMPRQDIASRENEGPALAMRHSTQKPTTTPQPSEYKRTKTPLPQMFTSQKPDRGTVPTAENKLTDAEERADVLKKPWYASTCDRKTAEDTLVRLNKDGAFLIRKSSGQDRHQPYTLVVYYNSRVYNIPVRYIQASQQYTLGREKKGEERFTSVSHIIENHQRNPLVLIDSQRNTKDFTKLCYAVKP, encoded by the exons atttaaaaacaaatcaGCTCCAAAAGTACCAGTAAGAGACTATCAAG GTGATGACTTGGATGTTGAACAGTGGTCTGAAAATGAGTTT GATAGTGACACTTATGAGGAACCTCAAGGGGAGCAGGATGATAGCTATGAGCCTCCTCCCAGTCAGAGCGTCTTCACCCCCACCTCATCTGCCTGCTTCTCCAGGGGGGAATATGTAG acAGCTGCCGTGACAGGCCAAACCACCCACCCAGGAAGCCCATCTGCCTACCAAAACCCACCAGAGCATCACCATCACTTCCCCCCAAACCCAACCAGCAGGACGACAATGAA GAAGACTACGTCATCCCAAAAAGTGATGATGAAGACAACTATGTAGACCCCACAGAGGAATCTCCTGCTA ACCGTCCAATGCACGGAAGAGGCAAACCAGTAAAGAGCAGTCCTTCAATGTCTAAGACTGTGCCAGAGCGCTCAAATAGCCCAG atgtgtatgaagtTCCTGACATTGAG GAAAACTCTCCTCCCCCAGTGAGCAG ACCTTCCACACTCAAAGTCCCTGCACAGGGTTTTCCCCCTAGAGCCAGCCCAAG AATGCACCTAAAGACATGTCCACCCATCCCA GTCCAGGAGTCCatagatgatgaatatgaagtctGCGATCCAGATCAAA GTGGCAGTACAAAGTCTGCTGAGATGGCCCTGCCTGTGCATCCCAAACCATTGCCCAGAGAGAT GAAGCCATTGAAGCCACCTTTAATGCCG AGGCAAGATATTGCATCCAGGGAAAATGAAG GCCCAGCACTGGCCATGAGGCACAGTACCCAAAAACCCACGACCACACCCCAGCCCTCTGAATACAAACGTACCAA GACTCCTCTGCCACAGATGTTTACCTCTCAAA AACCTGACAGAGGAACTGTACCCACAGCTGAAAACAAGTTAACGGATGCTGAAGAG aggGCAGATGTCTTGAAGAAACCCTGGTATGCCAGCACCTGTGACCGTAAGACAGCTGAGGATACTTTGGTTCGCTTAAATAAG GATGGGGCATTTCTAATAAGGAAGAGCTCTGGTCAAGACAGACATCAGCCATACACTTTAGTGGTGTATTACAACAGTAGAGTCTACAACATCCCAGTACGCTACATCCAAGCATCGCAGCAGTACACTCTTGgaagggagaagaaaggagaggag CGTTTCACCAGTGTTTCCCACATCATTGAGAACCATCAGAGGAACCCCCTGGTACTGATTGACAGCCAGAGGAACACCAAGGACTTCACCAAACTGTGCTATGCTGTGAAGCCTTAG
- the LOC111951963 gene encoding zinc finger protein 518A: MDPAHAEVDVPAGGNIKVLDDEDKNWHKRLRLRKAAVQPPTMQREDKHGPKKIEDKEKSTEQRYLKKIPLKTQKSQHVTKVYGNILRFRCFECNGSTEFSPNDLLRHFQETHPGSQPIFPCDMCSFITQEFSHLQVHQLGHRDTFVSCNICNDNVQHTLLQLTTHLNTHHSLNGHYSCEKCKFSTRDVGAFLEHMYLHNMVPQAGGMADHSNPADQDLQRHFMAKTAQFPFSCQFCDYIAHRKDIITKHMATIHGKATSQKNKLKMKEVGPKTVGNSSSRLKHVVTRSTVRENNWMSQGCLSLSGEGFLDKYCRLSNPERALEETQQFLEKSVPAEALKTVLSNVPKAITSFSNSDNCMISNPGFPNTGKDLTVLMLKNKISVPPNGTTEAIAFKMVEGKKDLVLKVTPSAKQETSDTTKASLCVTEQESENIASQTSAGDSNANGCQSNSSIPPKTKPPSCPGSFLTPNDVATISTLNELVKYDQTQENRENQETRVGQVHRNDAEPNDVNHCEDTAEEIKMSKLPKEKSKKEQQSFPEALCSSKTMGDKKRVRKKVVGPKTVEKKSSPTLKLLLKKNPVKEMQWMPQGALPLLGRGLLNDYHRLEHPQKTLEKTQQFLKRALSAENGKKKQSKCPKTDQKQNSKVVTRSSKSGGGLIPNPGHFSPRGNNLSALMVKNKILVPPNCTTEAMGLKMVDGKKHLVLKVIPSAMQETSDKTKASLHSIETNEDNTTSKTCTTSQNSLVVVDKSQPNLKIAPSTPTNSSLEYNFENAELPNTDVSSENTEGMNNGMNSHVLDGQDCPRVGLPHVSNGAKSAGNDLGQMTEEKLEAVNYNQPDQEGLGTTEAQVIMMSPSPILHFLTSPQGITDLSENPVETPDICFQDVPPNTMLRDVGQQEGSDRICLSPQTNEQTVKGKRKSEPSTEDSPEPLSKAFRKVVGEEEASPAAVHHWEPGPRDVERTLKLLPLSPTQLITRPRGDQPVVVLNHPDTDIPEVTNIMETVHRYKGEVQKVVLSRKTLKVLAAMGCDMFRANAPAIERVCPESRVKERFILKMKLKKMSRKKYKVVNAIPRSTEPLLRFSCWFCGRVFSDQEVWIGHGQRHLMESTREWGKLESEKS; encoded by the exons ATGGATCCAGCACATGCTGAAGTAGATGTCCCTGCTGGAGGTAATATTAAAGTTCTCGATGATGAGGACAAAAATTGGCACAAACGACTCCGTCTCAGGAAAGCTGCTGTTCAGCCCCCAACTATGCAAAGAGAAGATAAGCATGGGCCGAAGAAGATAGAGGACAAGGAGAAAAGCACAGAGCAGAGGTATTTGAAGAAGATACCCCTTAAAACACAAAAGAGTCAACATGTGACAAAGGTTTATGGAAATATACTTAGGTTTAGATGTTTTGAATGCAACGGCAGTACAGAATTTAGCCCTAATGACTTACTGAGGCACTTTCAGGAAACTCACCCAGGAAGCCAACCAATCTTTCCTTGTGACATGTGCAGTTTTATTACACAGGAATTCTCCCACCTTCAAGTTCACCAATTAGGTCACAGAGACACTTTTGTCAGCTGCAACATATGCAATGACAATGTCCAGCACACTCTCTTGCAGCTCACCACACATTTAAACACGCACCACAGCTTGAATGGCCACTACTCTTGCGAGAAGTGCAAGTTCTCCACAAGAGATGTAGGAGCATTTTTGGAGCATATGTATCTACATAACATGGTGCCGCAAGCAGGTGGCATGGCTGATCATTCAAATCCTGCTGACCAAGATTTGCAGAGACATTTCATGGCCAAAACAGCACAATTCCCCTTCAGTTGTCAGTTCTGTGACTATATAGCGCATCGAAAAGATATCATCACAAAGCACATGGCCACCATCCATGGTAAAGCGACTAGCCAAAAAAACAAGCTGAAAATGAAAGAGGTTGGTCCTAAAACAGTAGGTAATTCATCATCAAGACTGAAGCACGTGGTGACAAggagtacagtgagggaaaataACTGGATGTCACAAGGCTGTCTTTCTCTGTCGGGGGAAGGATTCCTGGATAAATATTGCAGACTGTCAAATCCAGAGAGGGCTTTGGAGGAGACCCAGCAATTTTTAGAGAAGTCTGTGCCTGCTGAAGCTCTTAAGACTGTACTTTCAAATGTACCCAAAGCCATCACTTCCTTTTCAAACTCTGACAACTGCATGATATCCAACCCTGGATTCCCAAACACAGGCAAGGACCTCACTGTCCTCATGCTCAAGAACAAGATTTCAGTTCCTCCGAATGGCACTACTGAAGCAATTGCTTTCAAAATGGTGGAAGGCAAAAAAGATTTGGTTCTCAAGGTTACACCATCAGCAAAGCAAGAGACCTCTGACACAACAAAGGCGTCATTGTGTGTCACTGAGCAGGAATCAGAGAATATTGCTTCTCAAACTAGTGCTGGGGACTCCAATGCAAATGGATGCCAATCAAATTCAAGTATCCCTCCAAAGACCAAGCCACCCAGTTGTCCAGGATCATTCTTGACACCAAATGATGTTGCCACTATTTCAACCCTAAACGAGCTAGTAAAATATGACCAAACTCAAGAAAATAGAGAGAACCAGGAAACAAGGGTTGGCCAAGTGCACAGAAATGATGCAGAACCCAACGATGTGAATCACTGTGAAGATACGGCAGAGGAAATCAAGATGTCGAAGTTGCCAAAGGAGAAAAGTAAAAAAGAGCAACAATCCTTTCCTGAAGCTCTGTGCTCTTCCAAGACTATGGGGGACAAAAAAAGGGTGAGAAAGAAAGTGGTCGGCCCTAAAACTGTGGAGAAAAAATCATCACCAACATTAAAGCTCCTCCTGAAGAAGAACCCAGTTAAGGAAATGCAGTGGATGCCACAAGGTGCTCTTCCCCTGTTGGGACGAGGTTTGCTGAATGATTACCACAGACTAGAGCACCCACAGAAAACTTTGGAGAAGACGCAGCAATTTCTTAAAAGAGCACTGTCAGCTGAAAATGGCAAAAAGAAACAGTCCAAATGTCCCAAGACTGACCAGAAACAGAACTCCAAAGTGGTCACTAGGTCGTCAAAGTCAGGGGGAGGCCTAATTCCAAACCCTGGGCATTTCAGCCCCAGAGGTAACAACCTTAGTGCCCTCATGGTAAAAAATAAGATTTTAGTTCCTCCCAATTGCACTACAGAGGCCATGGGTTTAAAAATGGTGGATGGCAAAAAACATTTGGTTCTTAAGGTTATACCATCAGCAATGCAAGAGACCTCTGACAAAACAAAGGCATCCTTACATTCCATTGAGACCAATGAAGACAACACCACATCTAAAACTTGCACTACGAGCCAGAACAGTTTAGTCGTTGTTGATAAAAGCCAGCCAAATTTGAAAATCGCTCCAAGCACCCCAACAAACAGTAGCCTAGAATATAATTTCGAAAATGCGGAGCTTCCAAACACTGATGTCAGTTCTGAAAACACAGAAGGGATGAACAATGGCATGAATTCTCATGTCCTGGATGGCCAAGATTGTCCAAGGGTAGGCTTACCTCATGTATCTAATGGAGCCAAATCAGCTGGAAATGATTTGGGCCAGATGACGGAGGAGAAGTTGGAGGCTGTGAACTATAACCAGCCTGACCAGGAAGGGCTTGGAACTACAGAAGCTCAGGTCATCATGATGTCTCCCTCCCCCATACTCCATTTCCTTACTTCCCCACAAG GTATAACAGACTTGTCAGAGAATCCGGTCGAAACTCCAGACATTTGTTTTCAGGACGTTCCTCCCAATACCATGCTAAGAGATGTAGGACAACAGGAGGGCTCTGACAGGATTTGCCTCTCACCACAGACAAATGAACAGACAGTTAAAGGAAAGAGGAAGAGCGAGCCGTCCACAGAAGACTCTCCCGAGCCCCTCTCAAAAGCCTTCAGGAAAGTTGTGGGAGAAGAAGAGGCCTCACCAGCAGCCGTGCATCACTGGGAGCCAGGCCCTCGAGATGTGGAGAGGACCCTGAAGCTATTGCCATTAAGTCCCACTCAACTCATTACACGTCCAAGAGGAGACCAGCCTGTTGTAGTGCTAAATCACCCAGACACAGACATTCCCGAGGTCACAAATATAATGGAAACAGTCCACAGGTACAAAGGAGAGGTCCAAAAAGTAGTGCTGTCTCGAAAAACATTGAAGGTCCTTGCAGCCATGGGTTGTGATATGTTTAGGGCAAATGCCCCGGCGATTGAGCGCGTGTGCCCTGAgagcagagtgaaagagagattcATCTTGAAAATGAAGCTGAAAAAGATGAGCAGAAAGAAGTACAAAGTGGTGAACGCAATCCCGCGCAGCACTGAGCCTTTATTAAGATTTAGCTGCTGGTTTTGTGGCCGAGTCTTCAGTGATCAGGAGGTCTGGATTGGTCATGGCCAGCGCCATCTGATGGAATCTACTAGAGAGTGGGGGAAGCTGGAAAGTGAAAAGTCATAA
- the blnk gene encoding B-cell linker protein isoform X4, giving the protein MSQLTSQLQKMVQDIKKNDGSILNRLRRFKNKSAPKVPVRDYQGDDLDVEQWSENEFDSDTYEEPQGEQDDSYEPPPSQSVFTPTSSACFSRGEYVDSCRDRPNHPPRKPICLPKPTRASPSLPPKPNQQDDNEEDYVIPKSDDEDNYVDPTEESPANRPMHGRGKPVKSSPSMSKTVPERSNSPDVYEVPDIEENSPPPVSRPSTLKVPAQGFPPRASPRMHLKTCPPIPVQESIDDEYEVCDPDQSGSTKSAEMALPVHPKPLPREMKPLKPPLMPRQDIASRENEGPALAMRHSTQKPTTTPQPSEYKRTKTPLPQMFTSQKPDRGTVPTAENKLTDAEERADVLKKPWYASTCDRKTAEDTLVRLNKDGAFLIRKSSGQDRHQPYTLVVYYNSRVYNIPVRYIQASQQYTLGREKKGEERFTSVSHIIENHQRNPLVLIDSQRNTKDFTKLCYAVKP; this is encoded by the exons atttaaaaacaaatcaGCTCCAAAAGTACCAGTAAGAGACTATCAAG GTGATGACTTGGATGTTGAACAGTGGTCTGAAAATGAGTTT GATAGTGACACTTATGAGGAACCTCAAGGGGAGCAGGATGATAGCTATGAGCCTCCTCCCAGTCAGAGCGTCTTCACCCCCACCTCATCTGCCTGCTTCTCCAGGGGGGAATATGTAG acAGCTGCCGTGACAGGCCAAACCACCCACCCAGGAAGCCCATCTGCCTACCAAAACCCACCAGAGCATCACCATCACTTCCCCCCAAACCCAACCAGCAGGACGACAATGAA GAAGACTACGTCATCCCAAAAAGTGATGATGAAGACAACTATGTAGACCCCACAGAGGAATCTCCTGCTA ACCGTCCAATGCACGGAAGAGGCAAACCAGTAAAGAGCAGTCCTTCAATGTCTAAGACTGTGCCAGAGCGCTCAAATAGCCCAG atgtgtatgaagtTCCTGACATTGAG GAAAACTCTCCTCCCCCAGTGAGCAG ACCTTCCACACTCAAAGTCCCTGCACAGGGTTTTCCCCCTAGAGCCAGCCCAAG AATGCACCTAAAGACATGTCCACCCATCCCA GTCCAGGAGTCCatagatgatgaatatgaagtctGCGATCCAGATCAAA GTGGCAGTACAAAGTCTGCTGAGATGGCCCTGCCTGTGCATCCCAAACCATTGCCCAGAGAGAT GAAGCCATTGAAGCCACCTTTAATGCCG AGGCAAGATATTGCATCCAGGGAAAATGAAG GCCCAGCACTGGCCATGAGGCACAGTACCCAAAAACCCACGACCACACCCCAGCCCTCTGAATACAAACGTACCAA GACTCCTCTGCCACAGATGTTTACCTCTCAAA AACCTGACAGAGGAACTGTACCCACAGCTGAAAACAAGTTAACGGATGCTGAAGAG aggGCAGATGTCTTGAAGAAACCCTGGTATGCCAGCACCTGTGACCGTAAGACAGCTGAGGATACTTTGGTTCGCTTAAATAAG GATGGGGCATTTCTAATAAGGAAGAGCTCTGGTCAAGACAGACATCAGCCATACACTTTAGTGGTGTATTACAACAGTAGAGTCTACAACATCCCAGTACGCTACATCCAAGCATCGCAGCAGTACACTCTTGgaagggagaagaaaggagaggag CGTTTCACCAGTGTTTCCCACATCATTGAGAACCATCAGAGGAACCCCCTGGTACTGATTGACAGCCAGAGGAACACCAAGGACTTCACCAAACTGTGCTATGCTGTGAAGCCTTAG